One Lachnospiraceae bacterium C1.1 genomic region harbors:
- a CDS encoding 3'-5' exonuclease → MKYVIVDLEMCRVAKSNRTEEYRWAQEIIEIGAVLLDENFEMVDRFDIFVKPKYGRLDSFIEKLTGIQEKDLRNAPDFSEAMDKFAAWIPEGDVRCVSWSMTDNSQILHEIVSKDYKNSRIMELLAEWIDCQKLFDEKLNIARSSSLEEALIIADIYQEGNAHSGIDDAYNTALLFKKMNSGDTFEVNPVYKASQTEEISPMIVSLGDLLSGIKLN, encoded by the coding sequence ATGAAGTATGTGATCGTGGATCTTGAGATGTGCAGAGTTGCGAAGTCCAATAGAACCGAGGAGTACAGATGGGCGCAGGAGATTATTGAAATAGGGGCAGTTCTGCTTGATGAAAACTTTGAAATGGTTGACAGATTTGACATTTTTGTTAAACCGAAATATGGAAGGTTAGATTCATTTATAGAAAAACTGACCGGAATTCAGGAAAAAGATTTACGTAATGCGCCTGACTTTTCTGAGGCAATGGATAAATTTGCTGCATGGATCCCTGAGGGGGATGTGAGATGTGTGTCATGGAGCATGACTGACAACAGCCAGATACTTCATGAGATAGTTTCAAAAGATTATAAAAACAGCAGGATAATGGAATTACTGGCTGAATGGATTGACTGTCAGAAGCTTTTTGATGAAAAGTTGAATATTGCCAGATCTTCAAGTTTGGAAGAAGCATTGATCATTGCTGATATTTATCAGGAGGGAAATGCTCACAGTGGTATAGATGATGCTTATAATACGGCATTACTTTTTAAGAAGATGAATTCCGGAGATACATTTGAGGTAAATCCCGTTTACAAAGCATCACAGACGGAAGAAATAAGTCCTATGATCGTAAGTCTTGGAGATCTGCTGTCAGGGATTAAACTAAATTGA
- a CDS encoding acetolactate decarboxylase, translated as MSSRNLHFLSEDRTKGGHVFDVSLQEGNAKVDRITDIEINLPKEAAFDTYSLKQDLQEEIKSVE; from the coding sequence ATGAGCTCCAGGAATCTGCATTTTCTTTCTGAAGACAGAACAAAGGGTGGTCATGTTTTTGATGTAAGTTTACAGGAAGGAAATGCTAAGGTAGACAGGATAACCGATATAGAGATAAATCTCCCGAAGGAAGCAGCTTTTGATACCTACTCTCTCAAGCAGGATCTGCAGGAAGAGATTAAATCCGTAGAGTGA
- a CDS encoding ChbG/HpnK family deacetylase, with the protein MRKIIVRADDLGWTESINYGICKTIKDGIIRSVGLMPNMDASEHGFELIKDFDVCIGQHTNICVGRPVTDPKKIPSLCAENGEFKRSKEYRAAYAEGRDFVDLDEVVLEIEAQYDRFKAITGQEPRYFEGHAVASDNFFEGLRIVAERHSLSYLPFAAGEPVKFKNTTLYTSMDSMKEDYDPFESLKKAALADYGEDGCVMFVCHPGYLDNEILTKSSLTIPRVKEVEMASSEETKKWLKDNNIEVITYDDLK; encoded by the coding sequence ATGAGAAAAATAATTGTAAGAGCTGATGATCTGGGTTGGACAGAGTCAATTAATTATGGAATTTGTAAAACAATAAAAGACGGGATTATACGTTCTGTAGGGCTAATGCCGAATATGGATGCTTCGGAACACGGCTTTGAACTGATAAAAGACTTTGACGTCTGTATTGGCCAGCATACCAATATATGTGTAGGCAGGCCTGTGACAGATCCTAAAAAAATCCCGAGTTTATGCGCCGAAAATGGTGAGTTTAAGCGAAGTAAGGAATACAGGGCTGCCTATGCAGAAGGAAGAGATTTTGTTGATCTGGATGAAGTTGTTCTGGAAATAGAAGCTCAGTATGATAGATTTAAGGCGATCACAGGACAGGAGCCGCGCTATTTTGAGGGTCATGCAGTAGCCAGTGATAATTTTTTTGAAGGACTTAGAATAGTGGCTGAAAGACACTCTCTTTCATATCTGCCATTTGCAGCAGGAGAACCTGTAAAATTCAAAAATACAACTCTTTATACATCCATGGACAGCATGAAAGAAGATTATGATCCTTTTGAAAGCTTGAAAAAGGCTGCACTCGCTGATTATGGAGAAGATGGATGTGTTATGTTCGTGTGCCATCCGGGGTATTTAGATAACGAGATCTTGACGAAATCTTCATTGACGATTCCACGTGTTAAGGAAGTTGAAATGGCTTCATCAGAGGAAACGAAAAAATGGCTTAAGGATAATAATATTGAAGTTATAACTTATGACGATCTGAAATAA
- a CDS encoding PTS transporter subunit EIIC: MADNRQIAEKVLEAVGGKDNVSFLTHCITRLRFSLKDESIPDDEKIKEIDGVIGVNRTGSQFQVIIGTKVDKVYKEMCEIGGFSNKEESKEEKGSSGTYKKLEFRDIGGIILDYLSGSLTPAIPVMLAGSIAKMFAAIFGPDMLNLIAAESDLYTLLTFVGDAAFYFFPVVVGYTAAKKFGLTPVMGIFFGAILLHPTVVSIAEQGGAFSVYGIPTKLQNYSSSLLPIILTVCVASFIEKFFKKVIPDSLRVLGVPVCTTAVTLPLMLCVLAPLGGFLGNYICTAIMAIGNSFGPLGALIIGATWEFLVMTGMHQVMISSMILLFTESGYDPVVTLGAVSASMAVAGMCLGYFFATRNKDDKSLAITNTIAAFIGGVTEPGLYGTGLANKKPFIGMMAGGAAGALYAALTGVKAFNMVPVANFLALTAYIGGEGSSNMINGVISGIIAIIISGVVTFVICREKSDKTAVNIEKKLKKA, encoded by the coding sequence ATGGCAGACAACAGACAGATTGCAGAAAAGGTTCTTGAGGCAGTAGGAGGAAAAGATAACGTATCATTTCTTACGCATTGTATAACAAGGCTTCGATTCAGCCTGAAGGATGAGAGTATACCCGATGATGAGAAGATCAAAGAAATTGATGGCGTGATCGGTGTGAACCGCACAGGAAGCCAGTTTCAGGTAATTATAGGCACAAAGGTTGATAAAGTATATAAAGAAATGTGTGAGATAGGAGGCTTTTCAAATAAAGAGGAAAGCAAGGAAGAGAAAGGAAGCTCCGGAACATATAAGAAGCTTGAATTTAGAGACATCGGAGGAATAATATTAGATTATCTTTCGGGATCCCTTACACCTGCAATACCTGTAATGCTTGCCGGTTCGATAGCAAAAATGTTTGCGGCGATATTTGGTCCTGACATGCTTAATCTTATTGCAGCCGAAAGTGATCTGTATACATTGCTTACATTTGTGGGAGATGCTGCATTTTATTTCTTCCCCGTAGTTGTAGGTTATACTGCAGCAAAGAAATTTGGACTAACACCGGTTATGGGAATCTTTTTCGGGGCGATCCTTTTACATCCGACAGTTGTTTCTATTGCAGAGCAAGGAGGAGCTTTCTCGGTTTACGGGATTCCGACGAAACTTCAGAATTATTCAAGCTCGCTGTTGCCAATAATTTTAACGGTTTGTGTTGCTTCGTTTATAGAGAAGTTTTTCAAGAAGGTTATACCTGATTCGCTTAGAGTACTTGGAGTGCCTGTATGTACAACAGCAGTAACACTTCCGCTTATGCTCTGTGTACTTGCTCCTCTTGGCGGTTTTCTTGGTAACTATATCTGCACAGCGATAATGGCTATAGGCAATAGCTTTGGACCTCTTGGTGCGCTTATAATCGGTGCCACATGGGAATTCCTTGTAATGACAGGAATGCATCAGGTTATGATCTCAAGTATGATACTTTTATTTACTGAGAGTGGATACGACCCCGTAGTAACATTAGGTGCAGTATCTGCGTCAATGGCAGTTGCCGGAATGTGTCTTGGTTATTTCTTTGCAACACGAAATAAGGATGATAAATCTCTTGCCATTACAAATACTATTGCAGCATTTATAGGAGGAGTTACAGAACCCGGACTTTATGGTACAGGTCTTGCTAATAAAAAACCTTTTATAGGTATGATGGCAGGCGGCGCTGCAGGAGCGCTTTATGCTGCACTTACAGGTGTTAAGGCTTTTAATATGGTACCTGTGGCAAATTTCCTTGCACTTACGGCTTATATTGGAGGCGAGGGAAGCAGTAATATGATAAACGGAGTAATTTCAGGAATAATTGCGATAATTATTTCCGGTGTAGTGACTTTTGTTATCTGCAGAGAAAAGTCCGATAAAACAGCCGTAAATATTGAGAAAAAATTAAAGAAAGCGTAA
- a CDS encoding PRD domain-containing protein, whose product MKVKKNINNNVSLCLDSRNKEVVVFGKGVGFIKPPAEIPLAKIERTFYNLNERYIELLNEIPTEVIDFTSAELEKIQGDLPYDLNSNLIMTLADHISFALEREKKGINIPMPSVYELEIEYPLEVKIGRVFLSDIEKRFGRRLPSGEVQGIAMHFINARKGEIPDDDRSVETQFEVILDETTGIIENEMKVTVDRNTFNFARFASHLKFLLKRVFEMKPIDSENIKMYEAMKNECEEVSACVNKIGDYLNERWGLRLSEEEKLYLILHVNRVCAKQI is encoded by the coding sequence ATGAAAGTAAAGAAAAATATTAATAATAATGTTTCCCTGTGTCTTGACAGCAGGAATAAAGAAGTGGTGGTTTTTGGAAAGGGCGTCGGTTTTATAAAGCCTCCGGCTGAAATTCCTTTGGCTAAGATTGAACGTACTTTTTATAATCTAAATGAGAGATATATAGAGTTATTAAATGAAATTCCAACTGAGGTGATTGACTTTACTTCTGCCGAGCTGGAAAAGATCCAGGGTGATCTGCCTTATGATCTGAATTCTAATCTTATAATGACTCTTGCAGATCACATTTCATTTGCGCTGGAAAGAGAAAAGAAGGGGATAAATATTCCGATGCCTTCTGTTTATGAACTGGAGATAGAATATCCGCTGGAGGTAAAGATCGGAAGAGTATTTCTTTCAGATATTGAGAAAAGATTTGGCAGAAGGCTTCCGTCCGGCGAAGTTCAAGGTATAGCGATGCATTTTATAAATGCAAGGAAGGGAGAGATTCCGGATGACGATCGTTCTGTGGAAACGCAGTTTGAAGTTATTCTGGATGAAACTACCGGAATCATAGAAAATGAGATGAAGGTCACTGTCGACAGAAATACATTTAATTTTGCAAGATTTGCATCTCATCTCAAATTCCTCTTAAAAAGGGTATTTGAGATGAAACCAATTGACAGTGAGAATATTAAAATGTATGAAGCAATGAAAAATGAATGTGAAGAGGTTTCAGCCTGTGTTAATAAAATAGGTGATTATTTAAATGAAAGATGGGGACTGAGACTTTCCGAGGAAGAAAAGCTTTATTTGATCTTACATGTTAACAGGGTCTGCGCAAAGCAGATTTAA
- a CDS encoding HipA N-terminal domain-containing protein, with the protein MLGDSYKDAYFTYDKEYMNSEEGMPISISLPFQDEKFSPEITKTFFESLLPEEFSRRAVADWIKSDEHDYITILAALGKECLGAIKISDGEKLTSKKYERFTLEGVKALAAEGAKKSTKILIETHLSLTGASGKLTLAMKFDFQRHYCAKHLRLDMAHFPDIISSFC; encoded by the coding sequence ATACTTGGAGATTCTTATAAGGATGCATATTTTACTTATGATAAGGAATATATGAATTCAGAAGAGGGAATGCCTATTTCAATTTCATTACCATTTCAAGACGAGAAGTTTTCTCCTGAAATCACTAAAACTTTTTTTGAAAGTTTATTACCGGAGGAATTTTCGAGGCGAGCTGTTGCAGATTGGATTAAGTCAGATGAGCACGACTACATAACTATTTTAGCCGCATTGGGAAAAGAATGTCTCGGAGCAATTAAGATATCTGACGGAGAAAAATTAACGTCTAAAAAATATGAGAGATTTACATTGGAGGGAGTAAAAGCACTTGCAGCTGAAGGTGCAAAAAAATCTACAAAAATATTGATTGAAACACATCTGTCGCTAACAGGGGCATCGGGGAAATTAACATTGGCTATGAAATTTGATTTTCAAAGGCATTATTGTGCAAAGCATCTTAGGCTTGATATGGCTCATTTTCCTGATATCATTAGTTCATTTTGTTGA
- a CDS encoding helix-turn-helix domain-containing protein: MSEFTGLSISFISDLENGKSTIEIGKAFELAKILGLNTWRFL, encoded by the coding sequence ATTTCAGAATTTACAGGCTTATCTATCAGTTTTATATCTGACCTGGAAAACGGAAAGAGTACAATTGAAATAGGTAAGGCATTTGAATTGGCGAAGATATTAGGCTTGAATACTTGGAGATTCTTATAA
- a CDS encoding alpha/beta hydrolase, with protein sequence MKRIISIFICILFTACSLTGCNTDESKEIRYEYSETALERNGVDLHLDSISVEGEDPQKDILLIHGVTYSSNEFDTDYKDYSFVRALAREGYNVWRLDIAGFGQSEQVEDGFMPDSEYAAEDINAAVETIVQKTGHEKIDILGWSWGTVTTSKFAAAHPDYIRKIILYAPILSGLGESEVTEAFHHNTWEHAASDFQMKEDGSYDYSIAEKNIIDIYCSNCWHYDGEYSPNGGRKDLLVPESEELIDLTKLSNPTMIIYGDNDPYLNLEKIASSKELLPEGSSVELIEGASHVMMIEKPYYQIFQKKVISFLAKE encoded by the coding sequence ATGAAGCGGATAATAAGTATTTTTATTTGTATTTTATTTACTGCATGCAGTCTGACCGGCTGCAATACAGATGAAAGTAAAGAAATAAGATATGAATATTCTGAAACTGCGCTTGAAAGGAATGGAGTAGATCTGCATCTGGATAGCATTTCTGTAGAGGGTGAGGATCCTCAGAAGGACATTTTGCTTATTCATGGTGTTACATATTCCTCAAATGAATTTGACACTGACTATAAGGATTATAGTTTTGTACGTGCTTTGGCAAGGGAAGGTTATAATGTCTGGCGGCTTGATATAGCAGGTTTTGGACAGTCAGAGCAGGTAGAGGACGGATTTATGCCTGATTCTGAGTATGCTGCAGAGGATATTAATGCTGCAGTTGAAACTATAGTTCAGAAAACAGGTCATGAAAAAATAGATATACTCGGATGGAGCTGGGGCACTGTTACGACCAGTAAGTTTGCTGCAGCCCATCCTGACTATATCCGGAAGATAATTCTCTATGCACCGATTCTTTCCGGCCTCGGCGAGAGCGAAGTTACGGAAGCGTTTCATCATAACACATGGGAACATGCGGCCAGTGATTTTCAGATGAAAGAAGACGGATCATATGATTATTCGATCGCTGAAAAAAATATAATAGATATTTATTGTTCAAACTGCTGGCATTATGATGGCGAATACAGTCCGAATGGCGGGCGAAAAGATCTGCTGGTTCCTGAAAGTGAGGAATTGATAGATCTGACAAAATTAAGCAATCCAACAATGATCATATATGGAGATAATGATCCTTATCTGAATCTTGAAAAGATCGCATCGTCTAAGGAACTGCTCCCGGAAGGTTCCTCTGTTGAACTGATAGAAGGTGCTTCGCATGTGATGATGATTGAAAAGCCTTATTATCAAATCTTCCAGAAAAAAGTGATCAGTTTTTTGGCAAAAGAATAA
- a CDS encoding MotA/TolQ/ExbB proton channel family protein: protein MIIGALANIITVVIVVAGVILLGLFFRNYISLKNHYTEIKSVMSWKNTRTYLNKNTKEIEDQSVDEKVTPDTIRELQTEFYKTCSWHEAYAQLIPVFPLLGILGTVSGLMAQLGSQGVEGMVDSLNGALGSTFWGLIAAIILKFLDAAFSSRIINDTEIILDDYEKKIDNAVRLGNISE from the coding sequence ATGATCATTGGGGCTTTAGCTAATATCATAACTGTAGTTATCGTTGTGGCAGGGGTAATTCTGCTTGGCTTATTCTTCAGAAACTATATTTCGTTAAAAAATCATTATACAGAGATCAAAAGTGTAATGAGCTGGAAAAACACAAGAACATATCTTAATAAAAATACAAAAGAAATCGAAGACCAATCTGTTGATGAAAAAGTAACTCCCGATACTATCAGAGAACTTCAGACCGAGTTTTATAAAACCTGTTCATGGCATGAAGCTTACGCACAGCTCATTCCTGTATTTCCGCTGCTTGGAATATTAGGAACGGTATCAGGTCTTATGGCGCAGCTTGGAAGTCAGGGAGTAGAGGGAATGGTTGATTCATTGAATGGGGCATTGGGCTCTACTTTTTGGGGACTCATCGCTGCAATAATATTAAAATTTTTAGATGCAGCCTTTTCATCAAGGATCATCAATGATACAGAGATCATACTGGATGATTATGAGAAAAAAATTGATAACGCTGTCAGACTTGGAAACATATCGGAATAA
- a CDS encoding 5'-methylthioadenosine/adenosylhomocysteine nucleosidase has protein sequence MQNNKLINVIVCIFITALLICGCGEKADETEVIGVIGAMDEEVSSLKNELTDKKITTIAGMDFCEGKIDGKNVVIVKCGIGKVNAGICAQLLIRDFGADKIINTGVAGSLDADIDIGDIVVSSEALQHDFDLTPLGYAPGEMDVDGLVAFPADETMIKDAVNAVKESAPDVNVFEGRVCSGDQFIASKEKKEYIVSTFGGLCCEMEGGAIAQVCYLNKTPFVIIRAISDKADDSEEMSYEQFEKEAAIHCAAVTKYLISNESR, from the coding sequence ATGCAGAACAACAAACTCATAAATGTAATAGTATGTATTTTTATAACAGCCTTACTGATCTGCGGGTGCGGAGAAAAAGCTGATGAGACTGAGGTTATAGGTGTCATTGGTGCAATGGATGAGGAGGTTTCCAGCCTTAAAAACGAGTTGACAGATAAGAAAATAACCACGATTGCCGGAATGGACTTCTGTGAGGGGAAAATTGACGGGAAAAATGTTGTCATTGTTAAGTGCGGGATCGGAAAAGTAAATGCCGGCATCTGTGCGCAGCTTCTTATACGGGATTTTGGTGCAGATAAAATAATCAATACCGGTGTTGCGGGATCTTTGGATGCCGATATAGATATCGGTGATATTGTCGTATCATCAGAAGCATTGCAGCATGACTTTGATCTGACACCGTTAGGATATGCCCCCGGCGAAATGGACGTGGATGGTCTTGTAGCTTTTCCGGCAGATGAAACGATGATAAAAGATGCTGTAAATGCAGTAAAAGAGTCTGCTCCGGATGTAAATGTCTTTGAGGGACGGGTATGCAGCGGAGATCAGTTTATAGCGTCAAAAGAGAAGAAAGAATACATAGTCTCTACTTTTGGAGGATTATGCTGTGAGATGGAGGGAGGGGCTATAGCTCAAGTGTGCTATCTGAATAAAACGCCGTTTGTCATCATCAGGGCTATCTCAGACAAGGCTGATGATTCGGAAGAAATGTCATATGAACAGTTTGAAAAAGAAGCGGCCATTCATTGTGCTGCTGTCACGAAGTATTTGATCTCAAACGAAAGCAGATAA
- a CDS encoding flavodoxin family protein, translated as MKVLGISFGRKNQRCDIMVKEALKEAEKAGAEVEFFNTMAMNITHCHACDYCSRMRDKGEVEIGCAFKDDYQKLEEAYYDCDGVIIAAPVYAVGIVGQFKNFLDRLCPSHDRAALIEENKKREKEGKPLLDARYFKDRYSAYISVGGAQTHNWVALGLPMLHLFDFSLCMKCVGHVDAFDQGRTGSPLLDRSLMQKCGDLGKAVAESIGKPYDLVDTWVGDDDGVCPVCHNKLLSFNGTTRVECPVCGIWGDMSIENDKVKVKWSVAEKSRARNTINGIYEHYREIQNMIKVCVPKLMENKAMLDERTKEYKDYSPKWDAEADPVY; from the coding sequence ATGAAAGTTTTAGGAATTTCTTTTGGAAGAAAAAATCAGAGATGTGACATCATGGTCAAGGAAGCCCTCAAAGAGGCTGAAAAGGCAGGCGCAGAGGTTGAATTTTTCAATACAATGGCAATGAACATCACGCATTGTCATGCATGTGACTATTGCAGTCGTATGAGGGATAAGGGGGAAGTCGAGATCGGATGTGCATTTAAGGATGATTATCAGAAGCTTGAAGAGGCTTATTATGACTGTGATGGTGTTATCATTGCAGCTCCGGTATATGCAGTAGGTATCGTCGGGCAGTTTAAGAACTTCCTTGACAGGCTTTGCCCTTCACATGACAGAGCTGCACTCATCGAGGAAAATAAAAAGCGTGAGAAGGAAGGAAAACCGCTCCTCGATGCAAGGTATTTCAAAGACCGCTACAGTGCCTATATTTCCGTTGGTGGAGCGCAGACCCATAACTGGGTGGCTCTTGGACTCCCGATGCTCCATCTCTTTGATTTCTCGCTTTGCATGAAGTGCGTAGGGCATGTAGATGCTTTTGACCAGGGAAGGACAGGAAGTCCGCTTCTCGACCGTTCACTTATGCAGAAATGCGGAGATCTCGGAAAAGCAGTGGCTGAGTCGATAGGAAAGCCATATGACCTCGTAGATACATGGGTCGGTGATGATGATGGTGTCTGCCCCGTATGCCACAACAAGCTTCTCAGCTTTAACGGCACTACAAGGGTGGAATGTCCTGTATGCGGGATCTGGGGTGATATGAGCATAGAGAATGACAAGGTAAAGGTAAAATGGTCAGTGGCTGAGAAGTCAAGAGCCAGAAATACCATTAATGGAATATATGAGCACTACAGAGAGATCCAGAATATGATTAAGGTCTGTGTGCCTAAACTGATGGAGAATAAAGCAATGCTGGATGAGCGTACAAAGGAATATAAGGACTATTCTCCCAAGTGGGATGCCGAAGCGGATCCGGTGTATTAA
- a CDS encoding MFS transporter, giving the protein MNKSALKVAISVFLIAFAFGLNITGIAPILGILGDKYSSYGTSAVQLLQTLPYILLMGGSLMIGSLAELFSKRKLAIAGLFMIGFFGILPIFYESYWLLLVARIFIGLGFGLTSPLNTAIIAEFFPPEKRAGFLGLHVVGMGVGCMAGNVAGGILAGFSYQLFYLVYAIAFISMIGVALLLPDKKPEKKGNADKSSKLNTTVYALSMASFIHTLFITAYSTNISMYIMGELNGTTSMTGLATTVNAALALIVGASFAKISGALKEATLFTSIIIAAIGYGAMVLAGGMIGVFICSAAVGASLSCFMAQCSYLISVSVEKDAVATASGVFSVIGGIGGLLSPVILGLVTNAMPDGNTPFNQFMLSAAGMLALGVAVIISKLKIENKELLMNRR; this is encoded by the coding sequence TTGAATAAAAGCGCATTAAAGGTTGCGATATCAGTTTTTCTGATAGCCTTCGCGTTTGGGCTGAATATCACCGGAATAGCACCGATACTCGGTATTCTGGGGGATAAATATTCATCCTACGGTACAAGTGCCGTACAGCTGCTGCAGACACTCCCATACATTCTTTTAATGGGCGGGTCGCTGATGATAGGAAGCCTTGCAGAGCTTTTTTCAAAAAGAAAGCTGGCGATAGCCGGACTTTTTATGATAGGATTTTTCGGAATCCTCCCGATATTTTATGAAAGCTACTGGCTTTTGCTTGTCGCAAGAATATTTATAGGTCTGGGCTTTGGACTGACATCTCCGCTTAATACAGCCATAATTGCAGAGTTTTTTCCGCCTGAGAAAAGAGCGGGATTTCTGGGACTCCATGTAGTAGGAATGGGCGTCGGGTGTATGGCAGGTAATGTTGCCGGAGGCATTCTTGCAGGATTTTCATATCAGCTTTTTTATCTTGTATATGCGATAGCATTTATAAGCATGATCGGAGTTGCACTGCTTCTGCCTGATAAAAAGCCGGAAAAGAAAGGAAATGCTGATAAGTCCTCTAAGCTCAACACTACAGTATATGCGCTGTCAATGGCATCATTCATACATACGCTTTTTATAACGGCATACAGCACAAATATCAGTATGTATATCATGGGAGAGTTGAACGGGACAACATCTATGACCGGGCTTGCAACTACAGTAAATGCAGCACTTGCATTAATAGTCGGAGCTTCTTTTGCTAAGATCTCAGGCGCATTAAAGGAGGCGACACTTTTCACTTCCATAATAATAGCTGCAATAGGCTATGGTGCTATGGTCTTAGCTGGTGGAATGATCGGGGTATTTATATGCAGCGCGGCGGTCGGGGCATCATTAAGCTGTTTCATGGCTCAGTGCTCATATCTGATCTCGGTATCGGTTGAAAAAGATGCAGTAGCAACTGCAAGCGGAGTATTCAGCGTGATAGGCGGTATAGGCGGACTGCTCTCACCGGTGATCCTGGGACTTGTTACAAATGCAATGCCGGACGGGAATACCCCGTTCAACCAGTTCATGCTGAGTGCGGCAGGAATGCTGGCATTGGGAGTGGCAGTAATTATTTCTAAACTTAAGATTGAAAATAAAGAGTTATTAATGAATAGGAGATAG
- a CDS encoding Gfo/Idh/MocA family oxidoreductase, with product MKTVKLGIVGFGFMGHCDADSLATFSDDEIKLVAVADTNPEQLKDAPEGVETYGSIEEMLEKADINTVMISTPNPSHLEMVEKSANAGKHIICEKPAAMNVEQFDKMLEVTKKNNVLFTVHQQRRWDKDYRIMKEVYDRKMVGDMYVIKSQLYGFNGNMHDWHVFPEMGGGMLYDWGVHLIDQILDMVDSKIDSIFADLRNVINEKVDDYFNILIKFKNGITAEIELGTYYLTPKRAWFIGGNKGSALIDGFAGEGKIVRTAHLLENVPGKITMTAAGPTRSFGTAAPGLLIDEPLPEVNVEQRDYFVHFIKAFNGEEEIIVRPEQVRRVLSVMEAVRKSAASGEAVKFE from the coding sequence ATGAAGACAGTAAAGCTGGGAATAGTCGGATTTGGTTTCATGGGTCACTGTGATGCGGACTCTCTTGCGACTTTTTCTGATGATGAAATAAAGCTTGTGGCAGTTGCAGACACGAATCCGGAGCAGTTAAAAGATGCCCCGGAGGGGGTAGAGACATACGGAAGTATTGAAGAAATGCTCGAAAAAGCGGATATCAACACAGTCATGATCTCTACACCGAACCCAAGCCACTTGGAAATGGTCGAAAAAAGCGCAAACGCAGGCAAGCATATCATCTGCGAAAAGCCCGCAGCAATGAATGTTGAGCAGTTCGACAAAATGCTGGAAGTCACAAAGAAAAACAATGTCCTTTTCACAGTTCACCAGCAGCGCAGATGGGATAAAGACTACCGTATCATGAAGGAAGTCTATGACAGGAAGATGGTCGGCGATATGTATGTCATCAAGTCACAGCTCTATGGCTTTAACGGAAATATGCATGACTGGCACGTATTCCCTGAAATGGGTGGCGGAATGCTCTATGATTGGGGAGTCCACCTTATAGATCAGATCCTGGATATGGTTGATTCAAAAATTGACAGCATATTTGCAGACCTGAGAAATGTCATTAATGAAAAGGTTGATGATTATTTCAATATCCTTATCAAATTTAAGAATGGCATTACTGCTGAGATCGAGCTTGGAACTTACTACCTCACACCTAAGAGAGCGTGGTTCATCGGTGGTAATAAGGGAAGTGCCCTTATAGACGGCTTTGCTGGAGAAGGAAAGATAGTAAGGACTGCCCATCTCCTTGAAAATGTGCCGGGAAAGATCACAATGACTGCAGCCGGGCCTACAAGAAGTTTTGGTACTGCGGCACCGGGACTTCTGATAGATGAGCCTTTGCCGGAAGTAAATGTGGAGCAGAGAGACTATTTTGTTCACTTCATCAAGGCATTTAATGGTGAAGAGGAGATCATAGTCAGACCGGAGCAGGTGAGAAGAGTACTCTCGGTCATGGAAGCAGTCAGAAAGTCTGCTGCAAGTGGGGAGGCTGTTAAATTTGAATAA